The segment TCAAAAATTGATTGGTTACCAGGTATTCTTCAGACTCATGAAGGTTTCTCAATTGGCTTTTTAAGTGATTTAGAACATCATGAAGGAGCAACATTATTCTCTTTTATTAGAGAGTTAATCATGTTAACTGTTGCTTATTTATCTTTCAAATTGGCTGATCAAGATGCGATTAAAGGAAACGAATTTAATTTCGAGCCAATTCGTGAAGTAGCATTTATCTTTATTGGTATTTTCGGTACCATGATGCCAGCATTGGAGTTGGTAGGTGGTTTTGCAGCATCTGAGGCAGGAGCAGCATTAATTAACCATAACTCATTGTATTGGGCAACAGGTGCTTTATCAGGTATATTAGATAATGCTCCAACTTATCTTAACTTTTTAACTGCTGCAATGGCATCTAAAGGGGCAGATATTGGCAGTGTTCAACAAGTATTAGACTTTACAAACGGAATTGTACAAGGTCAGCCAAATGCAGAAGCTGTGTTGGAATTAACAGCAATCTCTGTAGCGGCAGTATTCTTTGGAGCAATGACGTATATTGGTAATGGACCTAACTTTATGGTAAAATCAATTGCTGAGCAATCAGGTGTTGAAATGCCATCATTCTTTGGTTACATTGTAAGATATTCATTACCGATACTATTGAGTGTATTGGTGATCGTTTGGTTGGTGTTCTTCGCTTTTGCGGGATAATCAATTTTTAACGGATAAAAAACCTCTTGCATGTATATGTAAGAGGTTTTTTTGTATAATATTTGAATTACTTTTTTCTAGTTTTGTGATGATACATTCATATCATTCCATCTTAAAATTAAATCTACAATCAACTTTTCATGAGAACATTCAAACTATACCTGCTTTCGGTTCTTTGTCTAATGATGTTTACACAGTGTGATGATACCGAAAATCAAAAAGAAATTCCAGATGTTTCTAACATCAAAGTGAATGTAGAAGTAAGAAGATTAGAACAGGAAATTTTTCAACTAAAGACAAAAGATCAAATTGTTTCTTACTTGATTGAAAACCCGGAAATAGAAAAGAAATATTTCTTACAAGCAGGATTGTATCCAAACCGTCAAATATTAGTGGATGCTATTTTTGACTTTCTTTCTAAACCAGAGAATGATACATTAAAAATGGACGCAGACCGTGTTTTTGGAGACTTTGAAGGATATAAAAAACAGTTTGAGTCTGCTTTTAAGTATATCAAATATTATTATCCAGATTTTAAAGAACCAGTCATATATACATCAGTATCAGGTTTTGCGAACTGGGGTTTTGGTGGAGATGTATTGGATTTTGGAGATGCAATCGTAGTAGGATTAGATTATTTTGAAGGAGAAACAGCTACTTATAGAGTTCCTGAAGTGCCTGGCTACATCTTAAAACGTTATACACCGGAATATCTAGTACCATTTACTGTTCAGATGCTGTCTAATAGGTTTAATAATGTAAATGCAAACGATAGAACTGTTTTATCACATATGATTGCATGGGGGAAAGCCTACGAATTTGTAGACGATGTTATGCCATTTACACCGGATACAGTAAAGGTGGGCTACTCTTTAAGGCAATTAAAAGAAGTAGAATATAATGAAGGTTTTATATGGGGACATTTCGTAGAGAATGAACTACTATATAAATCCGAAAGAATGACAGTGAAACGTTATGTAGATGATCGTCCTGTTACTTCTGAAATTTCAGGTGATAGCCCTGGCCGTTTAGGTAGATGGTTGGGTTGGAGGATTGTACAGAGTTATATGCGATCTAATCCTGAGGTGACACTACCACAATTAATGGCTGAAAAAGACGCAAGAAAAATATTGCAACGCTCTAAGTATAAGCCAGAAAGTCGTAAATAATTGTAATTTAAGTTGTTGAAAGGTAAACAAATATTAGATAAATCTAAATCCTCTTAAAGGATTATGTTCACTCATGATTAATTTATAATATTGAATATGCCGATAGAAAAAGGCAACTTATCTATGATAATAAATCAGTAAACGAGAGGTAGAAATTTTAGCTATACTCGTTGGTTATTCTTCAAAGAAATTATTTATATCCTCGTTTACTGAGCCTCCCATCTTGACTTTCAGGGTGTGGAGGTTTTTTATTTATAAAATGTCTGTAATTTATTCCTTAATTATCATTATAATTTGATGATGAATATTTGAAAAATTATTTATAAAAAAAAGCGAGAATAAATTTTACTTTATTCTCGCTTTAGCATCTTTATTTATATTTCTTTAGGCTCAGTTGTAAAATAGGTCCTTACAGACTAAGCGCCTGATTTATCTAATAATTTTTCTTTATGTTTCTTTACCTGACGACGTAAAGACTCTGTTGCTTCGTCTACAGCTGCCTCAAAAGAAGTACCATGTTTTTTAGCTACCAGGGTATCTTTTGGTAGGTGTAGTTTGATTTCCACAACTTTATTGTCTCGACTATTGTCACCGTTCTTTTCTACTTTTAAGTATACTTCTCCCGCTGTAAATCTATCGTAAAAAGTTTCCAATTTATCCACCTTTTGTTGGATGAATTCAATTAACTTTTGATCTGCTGTAAAATGTATTGATTGGATGTCGAGTTTCATATTTCTAACAGTTTAATGTGTTGTGAAAAATATTTCCTTTAATAAGATGCCATTAAATACCTATTTTTTACAATTGATTGAAATTCAAAATATTGCCTAAAGTTTTTAATTGACCGTTTGTTTTATACTATAATTTAACGGTTTTTTTTGAACTTAGTTGTAATAAATTGAGATATTTTTAAACTAAATCTAACTTTTTTTCTGGGCTCTAGGATGAGCTTGTGCATGCACATTTTTCATTCTTTTTAGAGAAGAATGTGTATATATCTGAGTAGCAGAAAGATTGGTGTGCCCTAAGAGTTCTTTGATATCATTTAAGGATGCACCATTCTCTAACATGGTTGTAGCAAATGAGTGCCTTAAAATATGTGGACTTTTTCTGCTGACAGTTGTGTTTGTACTCAAATAGCGCTTTACTAAAGTGTAAAGCTGATGGTATTTCAAGGGGGTACCAGTCTCGGTAACGAATAATTGTGAAGTGTCAAACGCTTTTCTATAGCTAAGATAATTTTTGAGTTGTTGAACTAATATAGTGTGCAGAGGTATAATTCTTTCTTTATTTCTTTTGCCAAGCACTTTAATACTTTGGCTGTTGAAGTCTAAATCTTGTACCTCTATTCCTAATAACTCAGAAGCTCTCGTTCCGGTTCCATAAAGAAACTCCAAAATCAGCTTATCTCTTACACCTGTAAAAGAATCGTCAAAAGTTTCATTTTTAAAAAGCCCATCCATTTCACTGGCTTTCACATGTTGTGGAATCCTGCTAGGCGTTTTTATAGAGTGGATCGACTTAGAAGGGTCAATAGTAATAAGTTCATGCTTTCTAAGGTGCTTATAGAAGCTCTTAAGCGATGCGATCTTACGGTTGATACTTCTAGTACTTTTTTTTGTATCCATTAATGAGGCCACCCACAAGCGTATTTCAGCCTTATTGGCTGTTACAAGTGCTGCATTTTGATCTTCCTGAATCAAAAAACTTTGAAATTGTAATAGGTCAGTAGAATAAGCAGTAAGTGTATGCTTGCTCACTTTCTTTTCAAACTCTAAGTAATTTAAAAATGATGTGAGGGCTTTCGTCATAAATTGGAAATCATAAGTTATTTTATAGTTAACAAATTAAGGTTTTTATTGAAAAATTGAAAGTATAAAACGCAAAAAGCCTATCAATTTTTCATTGATAGGCTTTTCAAAGAACGTCAAAAGAGATTAAGCACCAGCTTCAGTTCTCATTTTGATTTTGTAAGCAGTTTTAATAGCTTTCTTTCTGTTAGCTACTGACTCTTTTTCATAGTAAGCACGAGCACGTAGAGTACGTAGTACTTTTGTTCTTTCAAATTTCTTCTTGAAACGCTTAAGAGCACGGTCGATTGACTCGTTGTCTTTTACTTTAATTTCGATCATTATATTCTCCTTGTTTATAAGGTATTTTCAAATTCAATTCATGATTTCGGACCGCAAATATAAATAAGTTTTGCATAAAACGAAAGTGATTTGAAAAAATATTGAAGGATATTTCTAAATGATTCTTATTGACTATCAAGATTGTAGCGCTAAAATTTGCTCTTCTACACTAGTCCAAGGGAAGCCATTAAAGGTCGAAATTGATAATAAATCGCCTTTTTCAAGTATTTCAGTGGATTTTGGACAAGAATTACTTTGCCCGTTTCTTATCAGTGACAACAAGTTACATTGATGTTCAGTTCCATCTAAACAATCAATTAAACCTATTTGTAATTGTTTCCAACTAAGCCCTGCTATTTTATTGACTTCTACAGTCATAGGGTTGGCTCCTTGAGAGTTGTAAAGAAGATCTTCTATCACAAGTGCTGAATATGGATCCTGACATTCTTGAACAATAGCTAGTACAGATAAGTCTGCATTCACATAAGTAGCATTATTGTTTTCAAACATCCATCCATTATTCATATCTACCAATACATATAATATACGTGTCTTTTTATGATCAATAAATCTCTCTAAAAGATCAATAGTTGTTTTGGTACTACCATCTGCAGTTCTCTGATCGTAATCTGTAGGGAATACAATTACTGTTTTATTAGATTTTACTCCCGAGCTGTAATATGTTTCTCTTTGTAGTGGGCATCCTTTTACAAAATGTATGTTTGGAAGGTTTTGGATTTCGTCTGGTAATTCTGAAATATTATCATCGACAAAGCAGATACCTACATTTTTTTCAACTTCTCTTAATTCATGGATAAAACGTTTAGCTACTGTTGTTCCAGGAAAATGAAAGATTACATAACCGTCTTTGTAGGGATTGTTCATAAAGCCAAGTTTTTTTTGTGTTTTGTAGTATTCTTTGTAATCAAATGCGGCACTGAATAGAGCACCTACGAAGGCGATACTTATTGTACTAAGTACCATAGTAATTATTCTGCCTGCTAAAGTTTCTGCAGGAGCATTTCCATAACCTACTGTGGTTGCTGTTTGCCATGTTTGCCATATGGCTTCATTCCAAGAAACACTCTCTACATATTTAAAAAGAATAGCAAACAGTATATTAATTCCGAGTGTGTAAAGGCAGACTTTCTTAAACCATTGGTATGGTTCACTCTCCCGGTGAAGTCGGAATCGTCTAAAAATGGTAAGTATCATTGATAGTGTGTTTAGTTTTAATCACCTAAGCGAATTTAATGTGAATCCATATCTGTGACAATGTTAATTATCATCTTTTGGGTGGTAATGGTACTTGAAATGCTCATTTTCTAGGTTTCTGTATCCTTCATAACTGATGTCTTCATCAACTTCTACTTGTTTCTGCTGAGAAAATGTCGTTTCTACCTTACGATAATAGTAGGCTAAAAAGAACCCTACAATACTACCTGATAGATGTGACTCCCAAGAAATGCCATCTTCTTGGGGTACCAATCCTACTAACATCCCATGATTTAATACAGCGATACATAACGAGATAATCAGTGAGCCGGGATTTTTTTGAAAAAGACCAATAAAAAATAGAAATGAAGCAATTCCATAAATAACACCACTTGCTCCAATGTGAAAGGATGGTCGAGCGAAGATCCATACTAGGATACCACTGTAAATACTTAACTTCCAAAGAACTTTTGTGGCAACTTTTGGAATAAAAAAGTAGAGGGAAAAGCAAAGAATAGCAAAAGAGACCGTATTACTAAATAGGTGTTTGAAGCCTCCATGGATAAATGGATGAAATAAAATACCAAACGTACCTAACCGATTTCTTGGATATATACCTAAATGATAAAGATCGACTCCTAAAGACCATTCAAGAATCTTTAGGAGCCATGCTATAGATATAAGAAGTAAAGTGACTTTTACTCCCTTATTTATTTTCATCTTTTTTGATAGCTTCTTTCTCTACTTTCTTTTTGTCATCAAACTTTTTGTAAGCAGAGATAATGTTTTTCACTAACCTGTGTCTTACTACATCTTTTTGAGATAAGTGTAAAACTTTAATTCCTTGAACGTTTTCTAATATTCTAGAAGCAGTTACTAAACCAGATTTTTGTCTAGGAGGAAGGTCAATTTGTGAAACATCACCAGTGATAATCATCTTTGAATCTAAACCCAAACGAGTGAGTAGCATCTTCATCTGCATTTCAGTCGTATTTTGAGCTTCATCCAAAAGTACAAATGCATTACTTAATGTTCTACCTCTCATGTAAGCTAAAGGAGCAATTTCAATTACTCGATTTTCCATATAGAACTTTAGCTTTTCTGATGGGATCATGTCATCTAAGGCATCATATATAGGTCTTAAATAAGGGTCGACCTTATCTTTTAAATCTCCAGGAAGGAAACCTAAACTTTCCCCAGCTTCAACTGCAGGTCGAGATATAATGATACGCTTAACTTGTTTATTTTTAAGTGCTTTTACAGCAAGAGCTGTGGCAACATATGTTTTACCTGTACCTGCTGGCCCTAAAGCGAATACAAGATCATTTTTCTTTACAGCATCAACTAATTTCTGTTGATTACTTGTTTTGGGACGAATAGCAATACCTTTTGCACCATAAAGAAGAATTTCGTCTTTAATATCAGCATCCTGTAGATCGGCATTCATCTCGACATAATCAAGGATATTGTCTACGGTAACTTTACCAAACTTCCTGTAATGTAATAGAAGCTCGTTAATTGCTTTGTGCACTTTGATAATCTCTGCACTAGCACCTTGAATACGAATTTCACTTCCTCTAGCAATAATTTTACTATTTGGAAATGCAGTAGCTAACTCTTTAATGTTACTGTTGTCAACGCCTAAGAAATCAACTAAAGCAACATCTTCTAATGGAATGACTTTTTCTATCAAACGATTTGGTATTTAAAATTTTCTATTCTGATGATAAATTAATTATCATTATGGACAATATATAAAATTGTATTTTCAAATTTACCGAGAATTTGATTTATAAACGAAATAATCCTCATGTCTATTACGATAAATTTAAAACCTATTCGAGTTATCTTTTGTTTTTTGTTCTTTGTGGCCGGGTGTATCACAAAAAATCCAATTCTTGCACAACAAAAACAACATAGTATAGACAAGGTGTTCAAAGAGTTTTTAGCTCATGATTGGATGAGAGGAGCTTCTGTTTCATTTAAAGTAAAATCACTCGAGAAAAAGAATATAGATTACGAGTATCAATCGACTACTTCATTAACTCCGGCATCTATTACCAAATTGTTTTCTACAAGTGTAGGCTTGAAAGTGTTAGGAGAAGATTATAAATACGAAACAAAAGTTAGTTATACAGGAGAAATTGTTGATGGTGTGCTAGATGGAGACTTGATCATTCATGGAGCTGGAGACCCAACCCTAACACTGAGAAATCTTGATAGTGTTATCGTTAGTAA is part of the Flammeovirga agarivorans genome and harbors:
- a CDS encoding potassium channel family protein produces the protein MILTIFRRFRLHRESEPYQWFKKVCLYTLGINILFAILFKYVESVSWNEAIWQTWQTATTVGYGNAPAETLAGRIITMVLSTISIAFVGALFSAAFDYKEYYKTQKKLGFMNNPYKDGYVIFHFPGTTVAKRFIHELREVEKNVGICFVDDNISELPDEIQNLPNIHFVKGCPLQRETYYSSGVKSNKTVIVFPTDYDQRTADGSTKTTIDLLERFIDHKKTRILYVLVDMNNGWMFENNNATYVNADLSVLAIVQECQDPYSALVIEDLLYNSQGANPMTVEVNKIAGLSWKQLQIGLIDCLDGTEHQCNLLSLIRNGQSNSCPKSTEILEKGDLLSISTFNGFPWTSVEEQILALQS
- a CDS encoding PhoH family protein; this translates as MIEKVIPLEDVALVDFLGVDNSNIKELATAFPNSKIIARGSEIRIQGASAEIIKVHKAINELLLHYRKFGKVTVDNILDYVEMNADLQDADIKDEILLYGAKGIAIRPKTSNQQKLVDAVKKNDLVFALGPAGTGKTYVATALAVKALKNKQVKRIIISRPAVEAGESLGFLPGDLKDKVDPYLRPIYDALDDMIPSEKLKFYMENRVIEIAPLAYMRGRTLSNAFVLLDEAQNTTEMQMKMLLTRLGLDSKMIITGDVSQIDLPPRQKSGLVTASRILENVQGIKVLHLSQKDVVRHRLVKNIISAYKKFDDKKKVEKEAIKKDENK
- a CDS encoding tyrosine-type recombinase/integrase; protein product: MTKALTSFLNYLEFEKKVSKHTLTAYSTDLLQFQSFLIQEDQNAALVTANKAEIRLWVASLMDTKKSTRSINRKIASLKSFYKHLRKHELITIDPSKSIHSIKTPSRIPQHVKASEMDGLFKNETFDDSFTGVRDKLILEFLYGTGTRASELLGIEVQDLDFNSQSIKVLGKRNKERIIPLHTILVQQLKNYLSYRKAFDTSQLFVTETGTPLKYHQLYTLVKRYLSTNTTVSRKSPHILRHSFATTMLENGASLNDIKELLGHTNLSATQIYTHSSLKRMKNVHAQAHPRAQKKS
- the hpf gene encoding ribosome hibernation-promoting factor, HPF/YfiA family; this translates as MKLDIQSIHFTADQKLIEFIQQKVDKLETFYDRFTAGEVYLKVEKNGDNSRDNKVVEIKLHLPKDTLVAKKHGTSFEAAVDEATESLRRQVKKHKEKLLDKSGA
- the rpsU gene encoding 30S ribosomal protein S21, with product MIEIKVKDNESIDRALKRFKKKFERTKVLRTLRARAYYEKESVANRKKAIKTAYKIKMRTEAGA
- the gldB gene encoding gliding motility lipoprotein GldB, whose product is MRTFKLYLLSVLCLMMFTQCDDTENQKEIPDVSNIKVNVEVRRLEQEIFQLKTKDQIVSYLIENPEIEKKYFLQAGLYPNRQILVDAIFDFLSKPENDTLKMDADRVFGDFEGYKKQFESAFKYIKYYYPDFKEPVIYTSVSGFANWGFGGDVLDFGDAIVVGLDYFEGETATYRVPEVPGYILKRYTPEYLVPFTVQMLSNRFNNVNANDRTVLSHMIAWGKAYEFVDDVMPFTPDTVKVGYSLRQLKEVEYNEGFIWGHFVENELLYKSERMTVKRYVDDRPVTSEISGDSPGRLGRWLGWRIVQSYMRSNPEVTLPQLMAEKDARKILQRSKYKPESRK
- a CDS encoding rhomboid family intramembrane serine protease encodes the protein MKINKGVKVTLLLISIAWLLKILEWSLGVDLYHLGIYPRNRLGTFGILFHPFIHGGFKHLFSNTVSFAILCFSLYFFIPKVATKVLWKLSIYSGILVWIFARPSFHIGASGVIYGIASFLFFIGLFQKNPGSLIISLCIAVLNHGMLVGLVPQEDGISWESHLSGSIVGFFLAYYYRKVETTFSQQKQVEVDEDISYEGYRNLENEHFKYHYHPKDDN